The following coding sequences lie in one Candidatus Neptunochlamydia sp. REUL1 genomic window:
- a CDS encoding transposase gives MKRRKMSSKYSPALKFRVALAALKGNKTIAELCQEFGVASSQIYAWKKDLEERGLEIFETKSPEHSHRVEVDKLHGVIGKLKVENDFLERALGSSH, from the coding sequence ATGAAACGGAGAAAAATGAGCAGTAAATATTCACCCGCCCTTAAGTTTAGAGTCGCTTTGGCTGCTTTAAAGGGAAACAAGACGATAGCAGAGCTATGCCAAGAATTTGGTGTGGCTTCCAGTCAGATTTATGCCTGGAAAAAGGACCTTGAAGAAAGAGGGCTTGAAATTTTTGAAACGAAGAGCCCAGAGCACTCTCATCGGGTAGAAGTTGATAAACTTCATGGAGTCATAGGGAAGCTGAAGGTTGAAAACGATTTTTTAGAGAGAGCGCTTGGAAGCTCCCACTAA
- a CDS encoding proline dehydrogenase family protein, translating to MSDKHHESKQMHLARDLLGSVRGSPMSLQDREKKSIELAALILSESNKALTKEERKRYGELHRMMSDPVGKVFLTAMTDQCFRSKNNQRIANQMVYLLNLYGIPKFFSPFKRLQLYFFKLFGAKLANILVPLAIFTLRKETSSVIIPGEKGPLSRHIKKRKEQGIRLNLNHLGEAILGEEEAVRRMHIYLADLKHPHIDYVSIKISTICSQLNLLSWDRTLNDLEERLKKLYIAAMENPITLLDGRKSSKFVNLDMEEYRDLHLTKDLFIKILSEPEFHSLSAGIVLQAYLPDSHEIQKEITEWAIKRVKNGGAPIKVRIVKGANMAMEQHEASLKEWPQAPYTSKVRTDANYKRMVVYACEPENARAVHIGIASHNIFDISFAMILRLENRVEREITFEMLEGMADHMRRVVQALTGDMLLYCAVATRQDFQSAIAYLIRRLDENTGAENFLAHSFGLKAGTKEWKVQSSLFSEACKLKNTIENEPRKKQNRLEAPSHLGPNSPFENEADTDFSLTQNRKWAEEIIKKWKGKKITPVPLVIEGKEIHTQDEGKAIDPSQPDHPYYTYSKGGWEEINRALNSAKKEEGNWANTPVEERCMLLSKAAQELRKQRADQLGSMIGDAGKSLIEADVELSEAIDFAEYYRRSMRQFSALKDLEWTPKGTILVASPWNFPKAIPCGGILAALVTGNCVLFKPAPETVYTGYELVKALWKAGIPKKVLQFINCDDDPVGSKLIQDKRVNAVILTGATSTGKLFMKLRPGIDLYAETGGKNAIIVSALSDRDLAIKEIIHSAFGHNGQKCSAASLVILEKEVYDDSHFMEQLRDAAASLKVGSPWDLANKMTPLINPPNESLHRGLTTLEPGESWLLEPKQNPNNPHMWTPGIKLGVKRGNYTHKTELFGPVLGLVRADNLDQAIHIANSTPYGLTSGIHSLDKREQQKWQRLIIAGNCYINRSITGAIVRRQAFGGTKSSCFGHGSKAGGPNYLTQFMTAKQVGVPKEKFPVGDWVNNLTRFLEKIDLSAEDLGVWYASISSYAYHWQQFKRDKDQSKVVGEDNYFHYLPHKKMIFRITSQDDPLDYLRVFAAALTTGTRLEISWGKNEEAKQRHANWEALLPIFNILEEDEPSFINRLEHGHIKRIRMLQKPSAALEKKAAEITCYIDHAPALANGRIELLHYLREMSLSVSYHRYGNLGLREGELRRPIL from the coding sequence ATGTCAGATAAACACCATGAGTCAAAGCAGATGCACCTAGCGCGCGATCTATTAGGATCGGTGAGGGGATCTCCTATGTCCCTCCAAGACAGGGAGAAAAAATCTATTGAACTTGCCGCTCTGATTTTGTCCGAATCAAACAAGGCCCTGACTAAAGAAGAAAGGAAACGGTATGGTGAACTTCATCGAATGATGAGTGACCCTGTAGGAAAAGTTTTTCTCACTGCCATGACAGACCAGTGTTTCCGGTCGAAAAATAATCAGCGCATCGCAAACCAAATGGTCTACCTCCTTAATCTTTATGGGATCCCAAAATTCTTTTCTCCTTTTAAACGACTGCAGCTCTATTTCTTTAAGTTATTTGGAGCAAAACTTGCTAACATCCTCGTTCCCCTGGCAATCTTCACTCTGCGCAAAGAGACTTCATCGGTTATTATCCCCGGAGAAAAGGGACCTCTTTCTCGTCATATCAAGAAAAGGAAAGAGCAAGGAATCCGCCTCAACCTTAACCATCTTGGAGAAGCAATCCTCGGAGAAGAGGAAGCTGTCCGCCGAATGCATATCTATTTAGCGGACTTGAAACATCCCCATATCGACTACGTTTCCATCAAGATCTCAACAATTTGTTCCCAACTCAACCTTCTCTCATGGGATCGAACACTTAATGACTTAGAGGAACGCCTCAAAAAACTTTACATTGCCGCAATGGAAAATCCAATCACCCTTCTTGATGGAAGGAAAAGTTCAAAGTTCGTCAACCTCGACATGGAAGAATATCGTGATCTTCATCTGACAAAGGATCTATTCATAAAAATTCTAAGCGAGCCTGAGTTCCACTCCCTTTCTGCAGGAATCGTTTTGCAAGCCTACCTCCCAGATAGCCATGAAATCCAAAAGGAAATCACCGAGTGGGCAATTAAGCGGGTGAAAAATGGAGGGGCTCCTATTAAGGTGCGGATTGTAAAAGGGGCCAATATGGCAATGGAGCAACATGAAGCATCTCTTAAAGAATGGCCGCAGGCTCCTTATACAAGCAAAGTGAGAACCGATGCGAACTACAAAAGAATGGTAGTCTACGCCTGCGAACCTGAAAATGCCCGTGCAGTTCATATTGGAATCGCTTCTCACAATATCTTTGATATTTCATTTGCCATGATCTTGCGATTAGAAAATCGAGTAGAGCGAGAGATTACTTTTGAAATGCTTGAAGGAATGGCCGACCATATGAGACGGGTCGTCCAGGCCCTTACCGGAGACATGCTCCTCTATTGCGCCGTTGCTACTCGCCAGGATTTCCAAAGCGCCATTGCTTACCTTATCCGCCGTTTAGATGAAAATACAGGCGCCGAAAACTTCCTTGCTCATAGTTTTGGTCTCAAAGCTGGAACAAAAGAATGGAAAGTCCAGTCCTCTCTTTTCTCCGAGGCCTGCAAACTAAAAAACACAATAGAAAATGAACCTAGAAAAAAGCAAAATCGCCTTGAAGCCCCCTCTCACCTCGGTCCCAATTCCCCATTTGAAAACGAAGCAGACACCGATTTTTCACTCACCCAGAATAGGAAGTGGGCTGAAGAAATTATCAAAAAGTGGAAAGGAAAAAAGATTACACCCGTCCCCCTTGTAATCGAAGGGAAAGAAATTCACACTCAAGATGAAGGGAAAGCAATCGATCCCTCTCAGCCCGATCATCCCTATTATACCTATTCAAAGGGAGGATGGGAAGAGATCAATCGTGCTCTTAACTCTGCAAAAAAAGAAGAAGGCAACTGGGCGAACACTCCGGTTGAAGAAAGATGCATGCTTCTTTCTAAAGCAGCACAAGAACTTAGGAAGCAGCGGGCCGATCAATTGGGTTCAATGATTGGAGATGCAGGAAAATCTCTTATTGAAGCAGATGTTGAGCTCTCTGAAGCAATTGACTTTGCTGAATATTACCGCCGCTCAATGCGACAGTTCTCAGCCCTCAAAGACCTTGAATGGACACCGAAAGGAACCATCCTTGTCGCGTCTCCTTGGAACTTTCCAAAAGCGATTCCTTGCGGAGGAATCCTTGCTGCACTGGTTACAGGAAATTGCGTTCTTTTTAAACCTGCACCTGAGACTGTTTACACAGGTTATGAACTTGTCAAAGCTTTATGGAAAGCGGGGATTCCAAAAAAAGTCCTTCAGTTTATCAATTGCGACGATGACCCTGTTGGCTCCAAGCTCATTCAAGATAAGAGAGTGAATGCTGTTATCTTAACGGGAGCAACAAGCACAGGAAAACTCTTTATGAAACTCCGCCCCGGGATTGACCTCTATGCAGAAACAGGCGGAAAAAATGCTATTATCGTTAGTGCGCTTTCAGACAGAGATTTAGCGATTAAAGAGATTATCCACTCAGCATTTGGACATAATGGGCAAAAGTGTAGCGCTGCCTCCTTAGTCATCTTAGAAAAAGAGGTCTACGATGACTCTCACTTTATGGAGCAACTCCGAGATGCCGCTGCAAGCTTAAAAGTTGGGTCTCCATGGGATCTTGCGAATAAAATGACACCTTTGATCAATCCTCCAAACGAATCACTCCACAGAGGGCTCACCACATTAGAACCTGGAGAATCGTGGCTTCTTGAGCCCAAACAAAACCCAAACAACCCCCATATGTGGACACCGGGGATTAAACTCGGCGTCAAACGGGGAAATTACACACACAAAACAGAGCTTTTTGGGCCTGTCCTAGGCCTCGTACGAGCAGACAACCTCGATCAGGCCATTCATATTGCGAACTCCACTCCTTATGGACTGACTTCGGGAATCCATTCCCTTGACAAACGAGAACAGCAAAAATGGCAACGCCTTATCATTGCAGGAAACTGTTACATCAATCGAAGCATTACAGGAGCAATTGTCCGTCGTCAAGCCTTTGGAGGGACAAAAAGCAGTTGCTTTGGCCATGGATCTAAAGCAGGAGGCCCTAACTATCTCACGCAGTTTATGACTGCGAAACAAGTGGGGGTCCCCAAAGAAAAATTTCCCGTTGGTGATTGGGTAAACAACCTCACACGCTTCCTTGAAAAAATCGATCTTTCAGCCGAAGATCTCGGTGTATGGTACGCAAGCATTTCTAGTTATGCCTACCACTGGCAACAATTCAAACGAGATAAAGACCAATCTAAAGTAGTTGGTGAAGATAATTATTTCCATTACCTTCCCCACAAAAAAATGATCTTTCGCATCACTTCTCAAGATGACCCTCTTGACTACCTCAGAGTTTTTGCAGCCGCTTTAACAACAGGGACACGCCTTGAGATCAGCTGGGGGAAAAATGAGGAGGCAAAGCAACGTCATGCAAATTGGGAAGCCCTCCTCCCCATTTTCAACATCTTAGAGGAGGATGAACCTAGCTTCATTAACCGCTTAGAACACGGACACATCAAAAGGATCAGAATGCTTCAAAAGCCATCAGCTGCTCTTGAAAAGAAAGCTGCCGAAATTACTTGTTACATTGACCACGCCCCAGCCCTTGCGAATGGCCGCATTGAACTTCTTCATTATCTACGCGAAATGTCTCTCTCTGTTTCCTACCACCGTTACGGAAACCTTGGTCTTCGCGAAGGCGAGCTCCGCCGCCCTATTCTCTAA
- a CDS encoding exo-beta-N-acetylmuramidase NamZ family protein, with product MWRMIFTFFFLPLLASVDLGVDVFFKEEHYKGLQNKRVGLVSNHTGVDKRMTPTIEVLQKEGMKIVALFSPEHGWSGTDYAGENTSDGKAGKLKVYSLHGKTRRPTEEMLRGVDILIYDIQDIGVRSYTYATTLFYVMEEAAKRKIPVIVFDRPNPINGLIIDGGMLEPKWRSFIGYVNVPYCHGMTIGELANFFNGEYKVGCNLKVIPMKGWKRTMSFKETGLTWIPTSPHIPEADTPLFYASTGILGELEMVNIGVGYTLPFKVVGAPWIDAEAFAEKLNSQKLSGVHFFPFHYRPIYGSLKGKDCHGVLIRVTDMLQYQPLSVQYLLMGILKSLYPQETKGYLEKVNGNKKRLFCLANGNDEIYRLMLNERYAAWKMIAYQKSEREQFKETRAKYLLY from the coding sequence ATGTGGCGAATGATCTTTACTTTTTTTTTCCTCCCCCTTCTTGCATCAGTAGATCTTGGTGTTGATGTTTTCTTTAAGGAGGAGCATTACAAGGGGTTGCAAAACAAACGGGTAGGGCTTGTTAGCAATCATACGGGGGTTGATAAGAGGATGACTCCAACGATTGAAGTTCTTCAGAAGGAAGGAATGAAGATTGTGGCTCTCTTTAGTCCAGAACATGGGTGGTCTGGGACCGACTATGCTGGAGAAAACACCAGCGATGGAAAAGCTGGAAAGCTTAAGGTCTATAGCTTGCATGGAAAAACGCGACGTCCAACAGAAGAGATGTTAAGGGGGGTTGACATCTTGATCTATGATATTCAAGACATTGGAGTGCGTTCATATACTTACGCGACCACGCTATTTTATGTGATGGAAGAGGCGGCAAAACGAAAAATCCCTGTCATTGTTTTTGATCGCCCCAACCCCATCAATGGGCTGATTATCGATGGGGGAATGCTGGAACCTAAGTGGCGCTCTTTTATAGGATATGTCAATGTTCCCTATTGCCATGGAATGACCATTGGTGAGCTCGCTAATTTTTTTAATGGAGAGTATAAAGTTGGGTGCAATCTCAAAGTCATTCCTATGAAGGGATGGAAGCGTACCATGTCCTTTAAAGAGACGGGATTGACCTGGATTCCGACAAGCCCCCATATTCCTGAGGCAGATACGCCACTTTTCTATGCCTCAACCGGAATTCTGGGGGAATTGGAAATGGTCAATATTGGAGTGGGGTATACCCTCCCTTTTAAAGTTGTTGGGGCTCCATGGATTGATGCAGAGGCCTTTGCTGAAAAGCTTAATAGTCAAAAACTCTCAGGTGTTCACTTTTTTCCTTTTCATTACCGTCCCATTTATGGATCCCTTAAGGGAAAGGATTGCCATGGTGTTCTCATTCGAGTGACAGATATGCTTCAGTATCAACCTCTTAGTGTCCAATACCTTCTAATGGGAATTTTAAAGAGTCTGTATCCTCAGGAAACCAAGGGATATCTTGAAAAAGTTAACGGAAACAAGAAAAGATTGTTTTGTCTTGCCAATGGCAATGATGAGATCTATCGACTCATGCTTAATGAACGGTATGCCGCTTGGAAAATGATCGCATATCAAAAAAGTGAGCGTGAGCAATTTAAAGAAACTCGTGCTAAGTATCTTCTATACTAA
- a CDS encoding co-chaperone GroES — MSFKKFKPLGNRLLVKRSEAEMTKGGILLPDSAQEKPKQGEVIAVGPGKMQDDGAVTRMEVKMGDKVLFGSFAGTEVNSDEEEFLIMSEDDILAVVE, encoded by the coding sequence ATGTCATTCAAAAAATTTAAGCCACTAGGAAACCGACTACTTGTTAAACGCAGCGAAGCTGAGATGACCAAGGGAGGAATACTGCTTCCTGATTCGGCACAGGAAAAGCCTAAGCAAGGTGAAGTTATAGCTGTAGGGCCTGGAAAAATGCAGGACGATGGCGCCGTGACCAGAATGGAAGTCAAGATGGGCGATAAAGTCCTATTTGGTTCTTTTGCTGGAACTGAAGTAAATTCCGATGAGGAAGAGTTTCTCATCATGTCTGAAGACGATATCCTAGCCGTTGTAGAATAA
- the groL gene encoding chaperonin GroEL (60 kDa chaperone family; promotes refolding of misfolded polypeptides especially under stressful conditions; forms two stacked rings of heptamers to form a barrel-shaped 14mer; ends can be capped by GroES; misfolded proteins enter the barrel where they are refolded when GroES binds): MAKMMQFNENALKSILKGVKTLAKAVIVTLGPKGRNVVINKGMGLPLSTKDGVTVAKEIALKDKFENIGAQLVKEASSKTSDVAGDGTTTAIVLGEAIFKEGVKNVIAGANPMSVKRGIDKAVQSMVEELNKLSTPVSKHEEIKQVATISANNDPEIGEMIAKAMDKVGKDGTITIADAKGIDTVLDVVEGMQFDKGYLSPYFVTNAEKMTTELSGAQILITDKKISNAKELVPVLEKIMEQGQRPLLIIAEDLDGEALATLVINKLKGGMPLCAVKAPAFGDRRKAILQDIAILTGATLVTEDVGLSLEDVGLEVLGSAKTIKVGKEETTIIDGAGNHDAVQERIKQVRGEMENTTSDYERGNLEERLAKLAGGVAVINVGAATETEMKEKKARVEDALHATRAAVIDGIIPGGGVALLRAVKGLENLKLKGEEKIGLEIVRKAAFAPATAIATNCGKEGNLIAEKVYEGEGAFGYNGLTDTFEDLLKAGVIDPVLVTKSALKHAASIASLLITIACMITDKPEPKSDAPAEGGMPGMGGMGGMGGMPGMGGMGGMPGMGMM; encoded by the coding sequence ATGGCGAAAATGATGCAATTTAATGAAAATGCCCTTAAGTCGATCCTTAAAGGCGTGAAGACTCTAGCAAAAGCTGTAATCGTGACTCTTGGGCCTAAAGGGCGCAATGTTGTCATTAATAAAGGAATGGGGCTTCCCCTTTCAACGAAAGATGGTGTGACTGTTGCGAAAGAGATAGCACTTAAAGATAAGTTTGAAAATATCGGGGCTCAGCTTGTGAAGGAAGCCTCTTCAAAGACCTCTGATGTTGCTGGTGATGGAACCACAACAGCGATTGTTCTAGGAGAAGCGATTTTTAAAGAAGGCGTGAAAAACGTCATAGCCGGTGCAAACCCTATGAGCGTGAAGCGAGGAATCGATAAAGCTGTTCAGTCTATGGTTGAAGAGCTCAACAAACTTTCAACGCCTGTTAGTAAGCATGAAGAGATTAAACAGGTTGCAACCATCTCTGCAAATAACGATCCTGAAATAGGCGAGATGATTGCGAAGGCAATGGATAAAGTTGGTAAAGATGGAACGATTACAATCGCTGATGCAAAGGGGATCGATACTGTTCTTGATGTTGTAGAAGGAATGCAGTTCGATAAAGGATATCTCTCTCCTTACTTCGTCACTAACGCAGAGAAAATGACCACGGAATTGTCGGGTGCGCAGATTCTGATCACCGATAAGAAGATTTCAAATGCTAAAGAGCTTGTTCCTGTCTTAGAAAAGATCATGGAGCAAGGACAAAGGCCTTTGTTAATTATTGCAGAAGACCTCGATGGCGAGGCGCTTGCTACACTTGTGATTAACAAGCTTAAAGGGGGCATGCCTCTTTGTGCTGTAAAAGCACCTGCATTTGGAGATCGCCGTAAGGCAATTCTTCAAGACATTGCGATTTTAACTGGAGCGACTCTTGTGACTGAAGATGTCGGTCTTAGCTTGGAAGATGTTGGGCTAGAAGTTCTTGGAAGCGCTAAGACAATTAAAGTTGGCAAAGAAGAAACCACGATTATTGATGGAGCAGGCAACCACGATGCCGTTCAAGAAAGAATTAAGCAAGTCAGAGGTGAAATGGAAAACACAACCTCTGATTACGAGCGTGGAAATCTTGAGGAGCGCCTAGCAAAACTTGCAGGAGGCGTCGCGGTTATCAATGTTGGTGCTGCAACCGAAACTGAAATGAAAGAGAAAAAAGCTCGTGTTGAAGATGCTCTTCATGCGACGCGCGCAGCTGTAATTGATGGCATCATTCCTGGTGGAGGGGTAGCCCTTCTTCGTGCTGTCAAGGGACTTGAGAATCTTAAGCTGAAAGGCGAAGAAAAAATCGGTCTCGAAATTGTTCGAAAGGCCGCTTTTGCTCCTGCTACTGCCATTGCAACAAACTGTGGTAAGGAAGGAAACTTAATCGCTGAAAAAGTCTATGAAGGGGAAGGAGCGTTTGGATATAACGGTTTGACCGACACCTTTGAAGACCTTCTTAAGGCTGGGGTAATCGACCCTGTTCTTGTCACAAAGAGTGCCTTAAAGCATGCAGCTTCGATTGCAAGTCTACTCATTACCATTGCTTGTATGATTACCGATAAACCCGAGCCCAAGTCAGATGCTCCAGCTGAAGGAGGTATGCCCGGAATGGGTGGCATGGGAGGAATGGGAGGTATGCCTGGAATGGGCGGTATGGGCGGAATGCCTGGCATGGGAATGATGTAA
- a CDS encoding Lpg1974 family pore-forming outer membrane protein has translation MSVNFALQIATFFSKIWFRGTYSILADSSLAGVDQPRLVDVGKWTDNAKFQVIPNINLDLGLHYKYEWSNSVSLMVIGGYRTYLYAELKEVNRILTYRINSTSVIADIASRDKDTFILAGPYLRLTVGF, from the coding sequence GTGAGTGTTAATTTTGCTTTGCAGATAGCAACTTTTTTTTCAAAAATCTGGTTTCGAGGGACCTATAGTATTCTTGCCGATTCCTCCTTAGCAGGAGTTGATCAGCCTCGGCTTGTCGATGTAGGAAAGTGGACCGACAATGCAAAATTCCAGGTGATTCCAAATATTAATTTAGATCTTGGTCTTCACTATAAATATGAGTGGTCCAATAGTGTTTCACTGATGGTTATTGGGGGATACCGCACCTATCTTTATGCAGAACTTAAAGAAGTGAATCGGATTCTCACATATCGCATCAATAGCACCTCTGTAATCGCGGATATTGCAAGTCGAGACAAAGACACTTTTATTTTAGCAGGTCCTTATCTCCGTCTCACTGTAGGATTCTAG
- a CDS encoding GyrI-like domain-containing protein: MQTPEKEIKHPEFNIIGIETRTTNENDQAATDIGALWKNFLENQVLDKIPNKEDTTIYSVYTDYEKDHTKPYTVVLGCKVAHLDEVPEGMVGRLIPGGTFTQFTAKGNLYEGAVYAEWLKIWKAPLNRKFTADYEVYGPKSHTPESAEVDIFIAVD; encoded by the coding sequence TTGCAAACCCCGGAGAAGGAAATAAAGCACCCAGAATTCAACATTATTGGCATCGAAACAAGAACCACAAACGAAAATGACCAGGCAGCAACTGATATAGGTGCGTTGTGGAAAAATTTTCTTGAAAATCAAGTTCTTGATAAAATTCCAAACAAAGAAGATACGACCATTTATAGCGTCTACACCGATTATGAAAAGGATCACACAAAGCCTTATACTGTGGTTTTAGGATGCAAGGTTGCTCACCTAGATGAAGTTCCCGAGGGGATGGTAGGACGTCTGATTCCAGGTGGAACGTTTACCCAATTTACTGCAAAGGGAAACCTCTATGAAGGCGCTGTATATGCAGAATGGCTTAAAATTTGGAAGGCCCCCTTAAACCGGAAGTTTACTGCAGACTACGAAGTATACGGCCCTAAATCCCACACCCCGGAAAGTGCTGAAGTCGACATCTTTATTGCTGTTGACTAG
- a CDS encoding 50S ribosomal protein L11 methyltransferase: MIDWNAQWELHAPNFLNGFAHVSLKDFGGPDVGFKMAPGPGFGDLSHPTTKIMLTLMPQTIEGSVIDIGCGSGVLSIAAKLSGATNVMGIDIEKQAVKHARLNAALNNLNCSFSQKLLQPPKNPLILMNMISSEQSIAWDSFPTCHSSILIVSGFPVEEADPNHYGKIVKKLELDGWKGFVIHL; the protein is encoded by the coding sequence ATGATTGATTGGAATGCCCAGTGGGAGCTTCATGCTCCAAATTTTTTGAATGGATTTGCACATGTCTCTTTAAAAGACTTTGGTGGACCAGACGTGGGCTTTAAAATGGCCCCCGGCCCAGGCTTTGGAGATCTCTCTCACCCCACAACTAAAATAATGCTTACCCTCATGCCGCAGACGATAGAAGGATCTGTGATTGATATCGGATGCGGAAGTGGTGTCCTCTCCATTGCTGCAAAGCTCTCAGGCGCTACCAACGTCATGGGCATCGATATTGAGAAGCAAGCCGTCAAACATGCTAGGCTTAACGCAGCGCTCAACAATCTCAACTGCTCCTTTAGTCAAAAACTTCTACAACCACCTAAAAACCCGCTCATCCTCATGAATATGATTTCTTCAGAGCAGTCCATTGCTTGGGATTCTTTCCCTACTTGTCACAGCTCTATCCTGATTGTTTCTGGATTTCCTGTTGAAGAAGCCGATCCCAACCATTACGGCAAGATTGTCAAAAAACTCGAACTAGATGGGTGGAAAGGTTTTGTCATTCACCTATAA
- a CDS encoding MBL fold metallo-hydrolase, protein MSQVQCFPSGPFETNAYLLSCSETSKGIFIDPAPGSAESLIQAAGGIVVEAVLLTHSHWDHIGDLKKIKKSFGIPVYVHKNDRNNVMSPGSDGVPLMMEIEGVEPEFDLKKGQVISVGHLDLKVIETPGHTPGGVCFHIEKEKILFAGDTLFKGSIGNISLATANRADMWSSLEKLEKLPPDTVVYSGHGPSTTIGDENWLPRAREIFS, encoded by the coding sequence ATGTCCCAAGTTCAATGTTTTCCCTCAGGCCCTTTTGAAACCAATGCTTATCTTTTATCCTGTTCTGAAACGAGCAAAGGCATTTTTATCGACCCTGCGCCAGGAAGTGCTGAATCTTTGATCCAAGCAGCAGGTGGAATTGTAGTGGAGGCGGTTTTATTAACGCATTCGCACTGGGATCACATTGGAGACCTTAAGAAAATCAAGAAAAGCTTTGGGATTCCTGTTTATGTTCACAAAAATGATCGCAATAACGTGATGTCTCCAGGATCCGATGGTGTTCCTTTGATGATGGAAATTGAAGGTGTTGAGCCTGAGTTTGACCTCAAAAAGGGGCAAGTCATTTCTGTGGGTCACCTCGATCTGAAGGTGATTGAAACTCCAGGTCATACTCCTGGGGGCGTTTGCTTTCATATTGAAAAAGAAAAAATATTATTTGCTGGAGATACCCTATTCAAGGGTTCTATTGGAAACATCTCCCTTGCAACAGCAAATCGTGCTGATATGTGGAGTTCCCTTGAAAAGTTAGAAAAGCTTCCCCCTGACACGGTGGTTTATTCTGGGCATGGCCCCTCCACCACTATTGGAGATGAAAATTGGCTTCCGCGCGCGCGCGAAATCTTCAGTTAG
- a CDS encoding peroxiredoxin, translated as MNSLLIGKKAPNFKAQAVAKGKINDNFSLDLFNGKYVIFFFYPLDFTFVCPTELHAFQEKLGEFEARGAQVIGCSVDSAFCHLAWVNTPKAKGGIEGVTYPLVADLNKNIARDYHVLNEEDGVAFRGLFLIDKEGVIRHQLVNDLPLGRSVDEAIRLLDALIFHEENGEVCPANWKKGDKSLKPTQDGLTTYFN; from the coding sequence ATGAACAGTTTACTTATTGGAAAAAAAGCCCCGAACTTTAAAGCACAGGCCGTTGCAAAAGGGAAAATCAACGACAATTTCTCCCTTGATCTATTTAATGGAAAGTACGTTATTTTCTTTTTCTATCCTTTAGATTTCACTTTCGTATGCCCGACAGAATTGCATGCATTTCAAGAAAAGCTTGGGGAGTTTGAAGCACGCGGTGCTCAAGTGATTGGATGTTCAGTTGATAGCGCATTTTGCCACTTAGCATGGGTCAACACTCCTAAGGCAAAGGGTGGAATCGAAGGGGTCACATATCCTCTCGTTGCTGATCTAAATAAAAATATTGCTCGCGATTACCATGTGCTTAACGAAGAAGATGGTGTTGCATTTCGAGGACTTTTCTTGATCGATAAAGAAGGGGTGATCCGTCATCAACTTGTGAACGATCTGCCACTTGGACGCTCAGTTGATGAGGCGATTCGCCTTCTTGATGCGCTGATCTTCCATGAGGAAAATGGTGAAGTGTGTCCTGCCAACTGGAAAAAAGGGGACAAGTCGCTGAAGCCAACTCAAGATGGTCTCACCACTTATTTTAATTAA
- a CDS encoding cupin domain-containing protein has protein sequence MKKLSLLLFPLFVFANVISHEDLPSFRKAGATLSGLATSSMGAKQYEVWRSSLAPGGYTPLHTHASEEICIYLSGKGKAVIGGEEMYFEAPCTIICPANIEHQFFNIGEEPSDQILILGIDSTIVDADKEVMNLPWRR, from the coding sequence ATGAAAAAATTGAGCCTATTATTATTCCCCCTGTTTGTATTTGCGAATGTAATTTCTCACGAAGATCTTCCATCTTTTCGAAAGGCTGGGGCAACACTCTCTGGTCTTGCAACATCAAGTATGGGAGCAAAACAATACGAAGTATGGCGCAGCTCTTTAGCGCCAGGAGGGTACACCCCTCTTCACACCCATGCATCAGAGGAAATTTGTATCTATTTAAGTGGAAAAGGAAAAGCTGTTATTGGTGGTGAAGAAATGTATTTTGAAGCTCCATGCACAATCATCTGCCCTGCAAATATTGAACATCAGTTTTTCAATATCGGGGAGGAGCCAAGCGACCAGATTCTCATCCTTGGCATTGACTCCACCATTGTTGATGCTGACAAAGAGGTCATGAACCTCCCTTGGAGAAGGTGA